GCCACGATGAGCCACGAGATCCGCACGCCGATGAACGGCGTCATCGGCATGATCGAGGTGCTGTCGCAAACGCCGCTGTCGTACGATCAAGGCGACATGGTCGCGACGATCCGCGAATCGGCCAACGCGCTGCTCACGCTGATCGACGACATTCTCGATTTCTCCAAGATCGAGGCGGGCCGGCTCCATATCGAACGCGTCCCGCTTTCGATCTCGCATCTCGTCGACGGGCTCTGTCAATCGCTGACGCCCGTGGCCGAGCGCGCCGGCGTCAAGCTCGCGAAGTCGATTTCGCCGGACCTGCCGCAGGCGGTCCTGTCCGACGACACGCGGCTGCGGCAAGTGCTCTACAACCTCGTGGGCAACGCGATCAAGTTCTCGGGCGGACGCCCCGGCAAGCCGGGGCTCGTCGACGTCGGCGTCGAGGCGACACCGCATCCGTCGGGACCGGGCCGCGTGCAGATCCGCTTCAACGTGACCGACAACGGCATCGGCATGTCGGCCGAGACGTTGCCGAAGCTGTTCAAACCGTTTACGCAAGCCGAGGCGTCGACGACGCGCCGCTTCGGCGGAACCGGGCTGGGCCTCGCGATCTGCCGGCGGCTGTGCGAGCTGATGGGCGGCGACGTATCGGCGCAAAGCGAGCCGGACGTGGGCTCGACGTTCACCGTGAGCCTGCCGTTCGACATCGGCGAGCCGGCCGGCGATGTCGGCCGCGCACACGCCCATGCGAACGCCGGGGCACGCGATATGCAACGGATCGGAGGGACTGCGCTAGGCTCGGCCGGCCCGGCGCCTTCGATCGCACAAGCCCGCGAACGGGGCCGCCTGATTCTCGTCGCCGAAGACGATGCGATCAATCAGAAGGTGATTCTGCGTCAGCTCGGGCTGCTCGGCCACGTTGCCGAAATCGCCGGCGACGGCCGTGAAGCACTCGCCCTCTGGCGCGCCAACCGGTACGCCTTGCTGCTGACCGACCTGCACATGCCCGAGATGGACGGCTATGAGCTCGTCGAAACGATCCGTCGCGAGGAAGCGCCGGGCACGCGCCTGCCGATCGTCGCGCTGACGGCGAACGCCGTGCAAGGTGAAGCGGCGCGCGCCAAGGCGGTCGGTATGGACGGCTATCTGACCAAACCGCTGCAGCTCGCCCGCCTGCAGGCCGTGCTCGATTCGCATTTCCCCCTGCACGAGAGCCGCGCCGCATCCGAACCGGCTCCCGCCGCGCCGCCGCCGCCGCGTGCGGACGCGGTCGACATCGACGTGCTCAAAGGCATCGTCGGCGACGACCCTGACACCGTGCGCGAGCTGCTCTCCGACTATCGGCAATCGGTTGGACGGCTTGCCGCCGAACTGCGCGCACATTGCGAGGCGGGCCGTGGCCGGGAAGCCGGCGCGATCGCGCACAAACTCAAGTCTTCATCGCGCTCGGTCGGCGCGCTCACGCTCGGCGATTTGTGCGCCGAACTCGAAAACGCCGGCAAGGCCGGCGACCTCGCCCTGCTGGCCAATTGGGCCAAGCAGTTCGACTCGGCGCTGGCCTGCGTCGAGCAATCGCTCGAACAGCTACTGGCCGTGGAATCGAAATGACTAGGGATCGAACCCGAGATCAACCCAGGGATCCATCATGATGGAACTAACCGATCTGACTCCCAAGCGCGCGGCGGTGCTCGTCGCGAGCCAATCGGTGGCCGATGCCGAACTCGTCGGCAAACTGCTGCAGGACGAATTCCACAACGTGCGGCTATCGACGAAGCCCGAGTTCGCCGTGGAGGACTTCGAGGCGCACCGCCCTACCGTGCTCGTACTCGCGTTCGATACGCTCGAGGCGGCGCAGCGCTACTACATCGGCCTCTACCGGCTCAGCACGGTCGTGCACGAGACGCGGCACCGCGTCGTCGTCCTGTGCAACAAGAATGACGTGTGGACCGTCTATGACCTCTGCAGCAAAGGGCACTTCGACGATTACGTCTTGTTTTGGCCCGCGACCAACGACGCGCCGCGCCTGCGCATGTCGGTGCATCAGGCGCTGCGGATCATGACGGCCAACGCGCAAGCGGGCGACGTCGCACCGCGCGCGGCACCCGAGGGCGTGCACGCACCGCGCCCGCCGCGCGCCGCGCGCGTCGAGGCCGAGACGGACACCGTGTTCGTCGGCGCCGCGGCCGGCGCCGCGCAGGCCGAATACGCCGGCGGGAACACTCATCTCTCGGCGGCGAAGGCGGCGGCAAGCGCTGCGCAACGCTTGGCCGTGCTCATCGTCGAAGACGACGAGTTTCAACAAAAGCTGATCGGCCGCTTGATGAACGGGCTCGACATCGACGTGCTCTTTGCCGGTAGCGGCGCGCAAGCGCTCGAACAGATGTGGGAGCACAAGCCCGACCTCGTGCTGATGGACATTGGGCTGCCCGATACGAGCGGCGTCGAGGCGACGCGCAAGATCAAGTCGATCGGACAATTCGGGCACGTGCCGATCCTCATGGTGACGGGCCACAGCGAGCGCAACGTCGTGGTCGACAGCCTGAAGGCCGGCGCCGCCGACTTTCTCGTCAAGCCGTTCGACAAGAACACGCTGCATGAAAAGCTGCGCCTGTTTCTGCCGGCCTTGGCGAACTCGTAGACCCGCAGCCCGCGAGCCAAGGACGATCAATGTCAGTCAACGCGTGCAACCAGCGGCAAGGGGGATAGAACATGGAGCCAAGCGCACGCCCCCGCAAGATCCTCGTCGTCGACGACGAGCCGTTCGTCCTCAAAGTGCTCGTGCGCCAGCTCACCGCGCTCGGCTATGAGGACGTGCTCTCGTACGAGCACGCGCAAGACGCGCTCGCGGTGCTCGAGCGCGAAGATCATGACGTCGACGTCGTCTTCACCGATCTGCAGATGCCGGGCATGGACGGCGTCGAGTTCCTGCGTCAGCTCGTGCAGCGCGGCTATGACGGACAGGTCGTGCTCGTCAGCGGCGAAGACGCACGCGTGCTGAACAGCGCCGAAAAACTCGCTTACTCGCGCGGCTTGCGAGTGCTTGGATCGCTCGCGAAGCCGGCCACGCGCGAGCAGTTGCAGCAGCGCTTGCATGGCGCGGCGCCGGCCATGTGCGCAAGCGTGCCGCAAGACGCGTATCCGCCCGAGGCGCTGCGCAACGCAATCGCGGCCGGTCAGCTCGTTACCTGCTATCAGCCGCAGGTGGCATTCGCAACCGGCGAGGTGACGGGCGTGGAGGCGCTGATCGGCTGGCAGCATCCGCGCGACGGGCTCGTGCCGGCCGATCGTCTTTTGAACGGCTTGCAGTATTACGGCGTCCTAAACGATCTGACGCGCTCGATGCTGCCGTCCACGCTGGAGCAAGCACGACAATGGCAGCACCTGGGCGACGACTTTCGCGTCGGCATCAATTTGTCGATGGACGATCTGGCCGCGCTCGACTTTCCCGATTTCATCGTCGAAGCGGCCGCGCGGGCCCAATTTCCGCTGTCGCGCCTCGTGCTCGAAATCAACGAAACGCGCATGACGCGCGACCGGCTCGTCTCGCTCGACGTGCTCACGCGGCTGCGCTTGAAGCGCATCAGCCTGCTCATCGACGATTTCGGCACCGGGCAATCGTCGCTCGCACATTTGCGCGACGTGCCGTTCGACGAACTCAAGCTCGACGGCAGCTTCGTGCACGGCGCAAGCCGCGATGCGTCGCTCAATGCCATCGTCAAGGCCAGCCTGCTGCTTGCGCGCCAATTGAACATGCGCACGATCGCACAAGGCATCGACGATCTCGAAGACTGGAACGTGCTGCGCGAGCTCTCGTGCGAAGTCGCGCAAGGCAAGTTCGTCGGCGCGCCGATGAGCGCGGAGGCCTTGCCGCAATGGGCACGGACGTGGGCGGCGCGCTATGCGGCGCTCGCGCGATGAGGGCGACGCGAAGGGGCCCCTTCGTCGCACACGACAGGCCACTCAGCGCGCCTCGATCATCAGGGCATCGAGCATGAACGATCCGTCGGGCTTCACGTCGAAGTACGCCCGCACTTCGTCGGGCGCGCGCTCCCACAGCGAGCGGATCGCTTGCACGCGCTCATCCGGCGTACGCATGCGCGCAACCCACGACGCGAACTCGATCGGCAAACGCCAACGTTCGCGCACGTCTGCCGCAAACCCCGCCGCCGTAAAAAACCCAAGCCATTCGTCCGCGCGATAGTTGCGCACGTGCGAGCCGTCGCGCAGCACTTCAACGGCCTGCAAATGCGTATCGAGCAACGGATGGTCGATGCCGGCCACGTCGATGAACAGCACGCGGCCGCCTGGTTTCAGCACGCGGCGCACTTCGGCGAGCGCATGCGGCACGTCGTGCCAGTGGTGTGCGCTCATGCGGCTTATGACCCAATCGAACGATGCGCCGGCGAACGGCAACCGTTCGGCCGCGCCCTGCTCCGTGCGGATATTGGCCAAGCCGCGCTCACGCGCGGCGGCTGCCACCGTCGCGAGCATCGGCTCGGCAATGTCGTACGCGACCACCGAGCGCGCGTGCGGCGCGGCGGCGAAACTCGCATGGCCCGCGCCGCAACCCATGTCGAGCACGTCGGCAGCGGGCGTCGATGCGATCGCGGCGGCCAGCGTCCCCAGATCGGCGCCGCTCGCGTGAACTTGACTCGTCAAATAAGCGGCGGCGGTCGAGCCGAACGCGTCGGCAACCTGGTCGTGATGTTTCATCGGTACGCTCCTTGGGCGGCAGGAAGTGGAAAAGCGGGAAGCGAAGCCGGCAAGCCGGCGGGCACGGCGTCGTTCGGTCGGCGACAAGGGCCTCTCGGCGACGCGTACCGCTACAATATGACCAGCCGGGTACCGGTACAAGCCAAGCAAATATCCTGGTATAGAATTTACCCGGCTTCGAATTGCATCCGCTCGATTCGCCCGTTTCGTCTATTGAACCGTCCATCATGACCACCGCTGAGTCGTCCCGCCCATCCGCAATCGCGCATCGCGCCACCTCGGCCCCGTCCGACGCTTCGCCGGCGAGCGCCGCGCCGCTCGAAGCGAGTCCCGCCCGCGCCCTGGGCGAGTTCATTCGCGCGCATCGCGAGCGGCTCACGCCGCAGGCCGTGGGATTGCCGCCAGGCCCGCGGCGCCGCACGCCGGGGCTGCGCAGAGAGGAAGTCGCTCAGATGTGCGGCGTGAGCCCGACCTGGTACACCTGGATCGAGCAAGGGCGTTCGGTATCGGCCTCGTCCGACGCGCTCGCGCGCATTGCC
The sequence above is a segment of the Trinickia acidisoli genome. Coding sequences within it:
- a CDS encoding EAL domain-containing response regulator, giving the protein MEPSARPRKILVVDDEPFVLKVLVRQLTALGYEDVLSYEHAQDALAVLEREDHDVDVVFTDLQMPGMDGVEFLRQLVQRGYDGQVVLVSGEDARVLNSAEKLAYSRGLRVLGSLAKPATREQLQQRLHGAAPAMCASVPQDAYPPEALRNAIAAGQLVTCYQPQVAFATGEVTGVEALIGWQHPRDGLVPADRLLNGLQYYGVLNDLTRSMLPSTLEQARQWQHLGDDFRVGINLSMDDLAALDFPDFIVEAAARAQFPLSRLVLEINETRMTRDRLVSLDVLTRLRLKRISLLIDDFGTGQSSLAHLRDVPFDELKLDGSFVHGASRDASLNAIVKASLLLARQLNMRTIAQGIDDLEDWNVLRELSCEVAQGKFVGAPMSAEALPQWARTWAARYAALAR
- a CDS encoding response regulator; protein product: MMELTDLTPKRAAVLVASQSVADAELVGKLLQDEFHNVRLSTKPEFAVEDFEAHRPTVLVLAFDTLEAAQRYYIGLYRLSTVVHETRHRVVVLCNKNDVWTVYDLCSKGHFDDYVLFWPATNDAPRLRMSVHQALRIMTANAQAGDVAPRAAPEGVHAPRPPRAARVEAETDTVFVGAAAGAAQAEYAGGNTHLSAAKAAASAAQRLAVLIVEDDEFQQKLIGRLMNGLDIDVLFAGSGAQALEQMWEHKPDLVLMDIGLPDTSGVEATRKIKSIGQFGHVPILMVTGHSERNVVVDSLKAGAADFLVKPFDKNTLHEKLRLFLPALANS
- a CDS encoding class I SAM-dependent methyltransferase produces the protein MKHHDQVADAFGSTAAAYLTSQVHASGADLGTLAAAIASTPAADVLDMGCGAGHASFAAAPHARSVVAYDIAEPMLATVAAAARERGLANIRTEQGAAERLPFAGASFDWVISRMSAHHWHDVPHALAEVRRVLKPGGRVLFIDVAGIDHPLLDTHLQAVEVLRDGSHVRNYRADEWLGFFTAAGFAADVRERWRLPIEFASWVARMRTPDERVQAIRSLWERAPDEVRAYFDVKPDGSFMLDALMIEAR